The Seriola aureovittata isolate HTS-2021-v1 ecotype China chromosome 7, ASM2101889v1, whole genome shotgun sequence genome includes the window TCATGGAGAGCCCCATCGTCCGTTCCCTTGCCAAGGTAATGCATACACTCACTGCAGCTACTCCAGTGCTACATACCCACACATACTTATGTACGCATACTCAGAGTCATAATCTCATTAGCTGGTCATCAAGCTCTGGCTATAGTAGAGAGGAGGAGCAAATGTGGTAAGTGTCACGTGTCACTACACTTCCAAGATGATGTTTAACTCTTTCTGATAATTGTACCAAATGGGGCTCACCAACCTATTTTTAATCCTGAAGCAAAACTTGCAGTGCTTTTTGGACAAGGATGTGTACCTGCAAACGAACTCTGTCTTGTAATGTTATACCCCGTGACATGAACTAATCTTGCTGTGTGCCCACAGTTTCAGTGTCATGTTATTTGCAGGAAATATCTCCCAGTTAGGGCGCGGTACAACACTTCCCATCATTAGAGGAGCGAAATAAGCTTCATATGTACTTTGAACAGGGTTGTACAGTACAGCTCCTGTTGTCTTATAATTAACAATTGTATGAAAGTATAACATTCACAACTTATATTTCTGGtaaaatagacagaaaaagtACCTTTTAACATCagttaaatcacattttcacatgcTAAAAGAAGTTGACAGCATGATGAACAAATGGCTTACATAACAGGAAAAAATCTCCAATGCAGATTGAGGTCATCAGGTTCAACTACTGCATCTATAAATAGAATGATTTCTATAGAAAACCTGTCACAAAGGCAAGCTCTTGCCCTCATTTCTAACAAACAGAGCATCGCTCTCCTTAGATATTGGATAATTTCCTGCACATATGTAGTTTCTGGTTTGATGTCATGTGAAATGGAGCCCCTTGAATGTGATGATAGATGCTGAATATTCAGCTGTTAATTTCCCTTTGTCTGCTGTGTATCACAGTGATAGTTCGATGAAGAATGTGGCATTTTGATGGTGTATCACTGTAATTTGACTTACAGTGTGTGGGCACAAGAGTAGCAATTGACACAATATAGTGTCATCAGATGAGGTGTAACAATATGATCTAATTTATCTCGGTAGTGCCAACATAACACAACAGTTGCTAAACCAAGTTTCTTGGAACAtgatatatattgttatatatttcaAAGTTAAGATGTACAATTGGtttgatatttaaattaatattgtgatatatCATAAATTCTCATGAATAAagtctgtgagtgtgttgcGTCAGCCCAGCACTACAGCTGTTTTACCCCAACTAAAAAAACGAAGCCAAAAATACAGATTTGGGAGTTACGATCagcaaataaaatgatgatttgtaacttcatttttctccattcctaattttgttttaaaaaatcccTTTCACTAGGATGAACATCTTTCAACacagtcttgtgttttttgtgtagGCTCATGAGCGTCTTGAGGAAGTTAAGTTACAAGCCGTGCGGGATGATAATGTTCAGCTGGTCACAGAGATCCTGGATTCCCTCAACAACCTGCCAGAAAAAGATGCTGCCGCTGCGGAGCTTGCCAAAATCCTTCAGGAGCCTCACTTTAAGGTATCCTAGGCCTCGTTTCTCTTGTACACAATTGTTGCTGGGTTCAAATGGGGATGAATAGACCAGAGATTTATAGAATGAATAGTCTAGCTTGTGTTCTATGTGTGTGGGAATGGATGGTAGAGCTTTTTACTCCAACCATTGCCTAATTTTCTCTGAAGTGCCTGTTAAGcagctctttttctttgtcgCTCTTTATATTCTCGACCACTTGCAAGCTGCAGcatgggagggtgggggtgtatTTCCTCGGGCCAATAGCAGGCTGAGTTATGTGGGTAAAGTGAGGGGGAGAAGACTGTGTCACCTACTCTTtcagaaaatcttcacatttgctGATGCAGTTTGTAGTCTCTGACCAATGCTAACTCTATGTTGTGGCTGCTAGGGTAAGAACAAGACTGGTTTATCTTCTCTATTTAACAATGAATCCTTTGTCAATGCAGTCATAaaagcatctttttttaaaggtttaggTCAAAGGAATGTGTGCAGCAACGTGATTAATGTCTTTACTCTTTCGTGTTATTGTATGAAATGCTTGTTACTGTTCCAGTCACTGTTAGTTTTTAGTATTTTGGTAGATGTATCACATGGTAGCTGTGATTGCTATCTTTCTTATTCAGAAGAAGCTGTTGGAAATGTACTTAAAGATGTCTTAAGCTACAGAGATTATGAGCCAGTCTTATTTttgtctctatttctctctctctctcctcctccgccAATCTTTCTGCTTCAGTCTTTGATAGAGGCTCATGACAAAGTGGCTGCAAAGTGCTATGAAATGCCCCATGCTGCGGTGAACAGCGATGCCTTGTTGACCAGTTCACTCATGCCAGCTGATGCTGTCAGGATGATTGGCATCCAGAAGAAAGCTGGGGAACCACTGGTAAGTCTGCCAGGCATGTATATCAACCGCAGCTCTACAGATGAAACGTGTAATGCTCCTGTCAGGCTGTAAGGTTCTTTACACGTCCTCTTTTAATGACCAGCTGTGAGAATAGTGACTCACTTTCACATAGTACCTCAACATGAGTGAGTTCTTTCACAGCAACCACACTGACCAACCCATGAAATAGGCCTCTACGATTTATGAAGTGCGGATGTACGATACCGAATGACTGCTACTCTCTTTCAGGGGGTGACGTTCCGTGTGGAGCGAGGAGAGATGGTGATCGCACGGATCCTGCACGGCAGCTCGATTGACAGACAGGGCATGTTGCACACCGGGGACATAATCCGCGAGGTGAACGGTCGTGAGGTCGGCAGCAACCCCCATGAACTCCAGGAGCTGCTGAGGGACTGCAGTGGGAGCATCACACTCAAGGTCCTGCCAAGCTACAAAGACACACCAGCACTGCCACaggtgaggaagagagatgcTGTATATTATATTTCCTGTCtaggtttttttatttgtgggaaaaaaatattcctGTCGCACTGGAGAATACATGCaaaataagtttattttcaatatttcttGGTGTGCTCATCTAACATTTCTTGAAATCAGTTCTGTAAATGTACAGGGATACAGCAGTGGTGATGGGTATGTGGTGGTGTATTGGAGGCTGTTCAGGAGTTGTACTGTACCTGTCAGGGATTGGGTGAGAGCTGCCTGACCTGGCCAATCTTAGAATGCCAGGCTTCTGAAAATTGAGCCCTCAGAGGGTCTATtaataacacaccacacactaTCTGGGACATACACCACTCTATTCactgtagccccccccccccctccttcttacagtaacaggcacacacagcagctgacactGAGGAGCAGTATGTAGGGTTATGTCAGACACTGACCTTTGTGCCCAGGAGGATCAGATGATCTCATGCTACTGTTTGCTTATGTATTTGTTGGGTTTCAGTCATGGTAAGAGTTTTGACTTGTGAATTATGCCCTCAGAGTGGGAAAAAGGTACTTATGTGATTTATCTGTCCGCAACCCTATtttgaaagttgtttttgttagaAATCTTCCCGACTGCTCAGGGCGATCTCATGAGTGAATCTTTAAAAGTTGCATCTGGTCCATGCCCATCCACCTCATTCAGCCTGCTGTCCTTAGAGCACTGACAGCAAGAACAATGTACAAATGCAGAACAGACAATTCCAATAGTGGGAACGAGTTGTTAAAGTGTCATCCAACAtggtgcaataaaaaaaaaaaaaaaagtatcagaaTATTCTCGGCACTTATGAAAGGGAACACAAGCAACTTCCTTTGAACTACTTTATCAAACATGGgtgtatggcaaaaaaaaagaaagtggacGTGCACTCACGAAGAGTCATCAgatatattattaatttgttcTACAGCCATGTAACTGAtgataaaatgtttcattaatattgtcaagaaaatgtgacaatattACAGTATCTTACTGTACATCTGAGTAGGGATTTAAGGTATGGCTCAATAATGTTGTATTTGCTCTTAGTGTAATTTAACTGTCTCATGTATTGTTCACACCCCAAACTGTAGGTTTATCTGAAGCCACACTTCAACTATAACCCGACCACAGACAACCTGATCCCCTGTAAAGAGGCTGGTCTCGCCTTCATCAAGGGAGACATTCTCCATGTAGTAAACAAGGAGGACCCCAACTGGTGGCAGGTGAGCAGGCACACATAGCTCTGTGATTGTGAACCACAGTGCTGCTTTGACTGGAGCTGCATGGCTAATTGGGAGTTCTGGTACAAATATTGCCTGTTGGAAGTTGCAAGAGGCAGctaaagatgaggaggaagatgttTGTGACTGATACCTGTGCATGGTATTTGATTTGTATGTGAAATCTCTCATCTCTCAACTGTTCTGATTTCCATTCAGGCACGCAAAGTTGTTGGTGGAGCAACTGGCCTCATCCCCAGTCAGttcctggaggagaagaggaaagctTTTGTGAGAAGAGACTGGGACATTTCTGGTACTGGTCAGTACAAGTGGTGTTCTGTCTTTCACACCATGATAATCAATTactcttgtttattttatcacgATAGTCAAACATCCCTTGGGTTTAGCACCACCTTGTGGTGACCTGACTCTCTCTGTATGTGGCTCAGGGATGCTCTGTGGAACTCgaacagcaaagaaaaagaagaaaaaaatgatgtacCTCACTGCCAAGAATGCTGGTGTGTATCACTACTAGTTCTCATTTTCTTACATACAAGCGATCTTGACAAGGAGGAATCTAAATGCATAGATGATAATACAGTACTAATTCAGCCTGTGTATTGCCTTGAACAGAGTTTGACCGTTTTGAACTGCAAATCTATGAGGAGGTAGCAAAGATGCCACCGTTCCAGAGGAAAACGCTCGTCTTGATTGGAGCCCAGGGAGTTGGCAGGAGGAGCCTAAAGAACAGACTTATTGTCCTGAATCCTCTGAGATACGGAACCACTGTaccctgtgagtgtgtgaaacaGACAGTTGAGGCAATTGAATTGTCTTTACTTGAAGATTTCCTGCCAGGGTACATGTCACACCTTTCCTCACCTTTTACCTTCAGTCACATCAAGGCGTccaagagaagaggagaaagatggCCAGAACTACTGCTTTGTAACACgggaagagatggagaaggaCATCAAGGAGAGCCGTTACCTGGAGCACGGCGAGTACGATGGCAACCTTTATGGCACCAAGATTGACTCGATCCACGAAGTGGTGGATATGGGTCGTACCTGCATCCTAGACGTCAACCCTCAGGTTAATTTAAGGCACGAACACTCGGTGTGTAGATATTTTCTCCCAAAGCTTTGGTTGTGacattctgttttttgttcagGCCCTGAAAGTGTTGAAGACTGCTGAGTTTATACCATTTGTGGTATTTATTGCTGCTCCTGAGCTGGACACACTAAGAGCTATGCACAAAGCTGTAGTAGATGCTGGACTTACTACCAAACTACTCACAGTAAGTTTTGAGTGGATTTAAGGTTGTCTGAATTCTAATAAATATTAATGGGAGTTTCAGTAGTCATTACTCATGAATGGTTGTTGCCTTTGTCATTGTAATGGGCTGAATCTCTTTCTGCACTAGGAGAACGATTTGAAGAAGACTGTGGATGAAAGTGCAAGGATCCGGCGGGCATACAGCCACTACTTTGACCTGACTATTGTCAATGACAATCTGGACAAGGCCTTTGACAAGCTGCAAGAGGCGGTAGAGCGATTATTCATAGAGCCACAGTGGGTTCCAGTCAGCTGGGTCTACTGATGCTCTACCCCCCGCTGGATGGATGAGGCTGTTGGAGCTTCTAGGCCTGGGATGAAAGGGGACACAACCTGgtactgcacacacagacaaagtatTGGACATAAGCCCTGTGTGAATTTGGGTCTTGCACAAAGCATCAGAGTCACCTTGATCTGAATTGCCAGATTCCTTAATAGCACACTATGCAACTcacaacacacaggaagtgtacTTAttggcaaaatattttttaaagaacactTTCTATTCAAATGAATTGGAAGAAATTACTGGCCTGTGTGTCAGCATgttttaaaagcaaaagcagTTTTTGCCATGTccatgttattttaattttacatctgTATGTAAGATAGCTAAAGTGTATTTATTCTGCAAATATGAGGAGGGCTTGCTCATCGAAAAGGACGATACCTCAGTGTTACAGTTTACAGTGCTTATGCCTCCAGTACGTCATCTCATTTGTCACTACAAACCTGTCGTCATTCATGTAGAATAGTGTCATATTTTTGAGACCTTGTGAAGGCTTCTTCTAGGTCCTGGCCTCTTTGCGGTTCAACCTTAATAAAAGGAACATGTCATGCCAGTCACTGTTTGATGTTGTACAGGAAGAATAGTAATACTGTAGTGTTTACCCAttatctctctttcactcaaGCACAACAGACATTAATTATGTTGATTGTTTGTCAGACATTTGGATCATGTatgtgttttggactgttagaCCAGTTGAcggtgctgtgtttgtttgtctggaAGAAGAACTTTCCACAGCAGGGTACTGCATCTCAGTGAACCATCCCTTTTGATGTGATATTACTAAAAACTTaactgttttaaataaaattcatatttactTATAAAAAGGTATATTTTACACAAGATTTCAGATGTATTTTcagatgtaaaataaataactggtGTTTTTTAATGATCTGCTTTGGTTTTGCTTTGTTCTTTCGGGAGATTTACTCAACAAACGTGCTGTGTTGAGCATGTGTTAGCAAGCAGGTAGAGAAGGAAATAGTTCATGCTGTCATAttaaggtctttttttttttgcaccatagagataaacataaaagaaagaTACAGATAGAAGGTATCAAGTTGAAACAACTTCCAAGATCATTAACTATGTTTAAAACCTGAAATAACACATTAAGACGTGTGCAATCAAACTggataaaaaatttaaacagtcataaaacaaTATGCTCAAGTGGTCCAGAATGAGGTTTGTAGTtggcacataaaaaaaaaacagtcgaAGATTCATGTCTCTGGAGCACAGTAGTTTTGTGTGGATGTGTTACAAAAATTCCACAACTCATGAATATTTGATCTAACAATACTTaatagaggaaaataaagaggtGAAAAAGTATTACAAACAATCAAAAGCCATAAAGACTGAAGTGCATAGATATCCTATAGCTTAAGACATCACATTAGACCCTCCCGAAAATAATTAGTGTTTACTTTACATTATGCCACAGCCAGTGAGAACTTAAAGGGTGTTGTCCTTTGCTTACTGAATAATCTAAAAGTTGATTAATTTACAACTTGGTCATTTAATATTCTTTTCCTATAAAATCCAAAATCAGTGAAAAATGCCCCTCACAATCCCCCCGAGCTTcaaatgcttgttttgtccaacaaaGTCCAAAATCCATGACCTAAACTAATTGCTTATTAAAATCTTTGATGACATTGATCAATGATTGTCATTTCACTGACTAAGGCATTAATTGACTTATTGCTTCTACATTAGGAAATCTATGTAATTACCCTACAGTAAAATGCCATAGTGTTTTAAAGGGCATTCCATCGCaccaaaaagaataaaaacacttaTCTGATAAATAACACTAAATATGTATATGATCCCCTTCACTGCATTCCAGTGTGGTATTTCAAGTTTCTGGTTGATATAAAGGCATCTTCGGTTTAAACACAGGGGGCTAATGAGGCAAGACCTCTGACAGCGATACACAGCACCAGAGGAAGGTTTCCTGGCCCTTGGTTTATTTCTGCCCTCACTGTGTCCCCATCTCTCTTCAGGGACACATTAGAGGAGGCAAACAGATGTTCAGCATTTTCATAGATGTCCCCCGTCAGTGCAGTCAGTCttgcactgctcagaggacacTTTCCATTTCCTGATATGCTCTGCACCTGGAACGGGTGTGAGAGACAGTTAACAGGCAGCTCAATCACTGATGCATcatttgaaagcaaaaaaacaaaaaaacaattcattttgtGAAAACTGACTTTACTAACCAATAGCTCCATTGTCTGTAAGACTGTGTGGCTGCAGCACATTCCCAAGACATCAAGACAACCATTGGTCAtctctgaaagacaaagacCCACACACAGGATGAAAAGAGAACTTAAGGAAATTAGGTTTTCAGGACATTCTGCACGCAGTGTGAACTCTACAATTCTACATGCTTCTCCTCCTGAGcttaaaatgatgattttttttacagactgaGGACTTCAAGCAACATTTCACTTCAGCAATGGGCAAAGTAATGAATGCTGCACAGAGCACAGCTTTTCTCACCATCCAAGGCACTGCTAATGAGGTGAATGGCTGTGAGGACTGATGTGGACCGGCCTGTCTGAGCTGACTCCACTTGACCAGACAGCTCCACAAGCTCCAGAATGGCTTGGATATTCTGTTTTTGAGACACTGTCGTTGTAACATCAGCCAAGGCAGGAGACTTTTCCAGGCTCATCTGGTCCagctgagacagaggaagacaccCACATTCAAAAGCCAGAGCAACAGAAGTTCACGAGTCCTAACTCCACATTATTATAGTGCATCTATGCTGCCAAGacctctctctgtcccactTACCATATCCTGAAGTGCACTGACGGCTGCTCTGTCCTGCATAATGTTTGTGAATTGCTGGAGCAGAGAGGACCTTGTGGCAGCAGGAAGAGATGACAGCACCTGGAAATGATCATTAAGTTGCTCCAGGTCTGCCcatggaaggaaaaaaacattatcattccctacaaagacaaaatgtgtgTATCAGCCTGTCACTAAAACCTAAGCTTGAACCAGacgtgagaaaaaaaaaaagtaaactgcACAATACGAACTAACCACATAGATTCTTGGGTTTGAAATAATCAGGTCAAAGCACATGTTTACAAACAGTTATCACACCATTCTGATAAGACAGAATGGGGGCCTCCACCCTATTTAGGTCCTTTGTGACCTTGCACACATTTACTGAACACGTCATCATCTGCAACAATAATCCGCAGTCACATGTTTCATagctgcagaaagaaaacaataatttaCCTTGTCGAAGGCAGCTATTTTCAGAATCGTGTGCAAGAACACCACTGTCTACTTCAAAACCTCCAGTGGTGTCTGACATCAGACACAACTCTGAGGAAAATACAGCAGGTTACTTTTCAAATactcagatattttaatagtttAATCATTTGTTATGGTCAAATCTTTGGATTTAGTTAATGATATCTCACCATAGCATCC containing:
- the pals2a gene encoding MAGUK p55 subfamily member 6a isoform X1, which codes for MTVANAKSGSAMQQVLDNLKDLPSGTGAKDIDLIFLRGIMESPIVRSLAKAHERLEEVKLQAVRDDNVQLVTEILDSLNNLPEKDAAAAELAKILQEPHFKSLIEAHDKVAAKCYEMPHAAVNSDALLTSSLMPADAVRMIGIQKKAGEPLGVTFRVERGEMVIARILHGSSIDRQGMLHTGDIIREVNGREVGSNPHELQELLRDCSGSITLKVLPSYKDTPALPQVYLKPHFNYNPTTDNLIPCKEAGLAFIKGDILHVVNKEDPNWWQARKVVGGATGLIPSQFLEEKRKAFVRRDWDISGTGMLCGTRTAKKKKKKMMYLTAKNAEFDRFELQIYEEVAKMPPFQRKTLVLIGAQGVGRRSLKNRLIVLNPLRYGTTVPFTSRRPREEEKDGQNYCFVTREEMEKDIKESRYLEHGEYDGNLYGTKIDSIHEVVDMGRTCILDVNPQALKVLKTAEFIPFVVFIAAPELDTLRAMHKAVVDAGLTTKLLTENDLKKTVDESARIRRAYSHYFDLTIVNDNLDKAFDKLQEAVERLFIEPQWVPVSWVY
- the pals2a gene encoding MAGUK p55 subfamily member 6a isoform X2; the protein is MQQVLDNLKDLPSGTGAKDIDLIFLRGIMESPIVRSLAKAHERLEEVKLQAVRDDNVQLVTEILDSLNNLPEKDAAAAELAKILQEPHFKSLIEAHDKVAAKCYEMPHAAVNSDALLTSSLMPADAVRMIGIQKKAGEPLGVTFRVERGEMVIARILHGSSIDRQGMLHTGDIIREVNGREVGSNPHELQELLRDCSGSITLKVLPSYKDTPALPQVYLKPHFNYNPTTDNLIPCKEAGLAFIKGDILHVVNKEDPNWWQARKVVGGATGLIPSQFLEEKRKAFVRRDWDISGTGMLCGTRTAKKKKKKMMYLTAKNAEFDRFELQIYEEVAKMPPFQRKTLVLIGAQGVGRRSLKNRLIVLNPLRYGTTVPFTSRRPREEEKDGQNYCFVTREEMEKDIKESRYLEHGEYDGNLYGTKIDSIHEVVDMGRTCILDVNPQALKVLKTAEFIPFVVFIAAPELDTLRAMHKAVVDAGLTTKLLTENDLKKTVDESARIRRAYSHYFDLTIVNDNLDKAFDKLQEAVERLFIEPQWVPVSWVY
- the pals2a gene encoding MAGUK p55 subfamily member 6a isoform X3, whose translation is MPHAAVNSDALLTSSLMPADAVRMIGIQKKAGEPLGVTFRVERGEMVIARILHGSSIDRQGMLHTGDIIREVNGREVGSNPHELQELLRDCSGSITLKVLPSYKDTPALPQVYLKPHFNYNPTTDNLIPCKEAGLAFIKGDILHVVNKEDPNWWQARKVVGGATGLIPSQFLEEKRKAFVRRDWDISGTGMLCGTRTAKKKKKKMMYLTAKNAEFDRFELQIYEEVAKMPPFQRKTLVLIGAQGVGRRSLKNRLIVLNPLRYGTTVPFTSRRPREEEKDGQNYCFVTREEMEKDIKESRYLEHGEYDGNLYGTKIDSIHEVVDMGRTCILDVNPQALKVLKTAEFIPFVVFIAAPELDTLRAMHKAVVDAGLTTKLLTENDLKKTVDESARIRRAYSHYFDLTIVNDNLDKAFDKLQEAVERLFIEPQWVPVSWVY
- the gsdmeb gene encoding gasdermin Eb — encoded protein: MFATATRNFVEEVDYGGVLIPVSSLNDTIDVLTLVVKRKRFWFWQKSKYRPTDFHFNDILAGDTPIEPDTKETDFIKYKGIYGDNIQGAMDVNFVHSNVSLEGKDSSKLQSSFGSLKKEEVNVQKLLKDSKSRVLDMSHCLIQQTKEKHRLVFGIVKERIVTTMPCSVIEEVQQGGQCGGGLSLCGPKSPKVSLKENGSLSIDSNVTMEIPINTTIAYSLIELEIKQDGCYELCLMSDTTGGFEVDSGVLAHDSENSCLRQDLEQLNDHFQVLSSLPAATRSSLLQQFTNIMQDRAAVSALQDMLDQMSLEKSPALADVTTTVSQKQNIQAILELVELSGQVESAQTGRSTSVLTAIHLISSALDEMTNGCLDVLGMCCSHTVLQTMELLVQSISGNGKCPLSSARLTALTGDIYENAEHLFASSNVSLKRDGDTVRAEINQGPGNLPLVLCIAVRGLASLAPCV